From a single Scylla paramamosain isolate STU-SP2022 chromosome 28, ASM3559412v1, whole genome shotgun sequence genomic region:
- the LOC135114648 gene encoding histone-lysine N-methyltransferase SMYD3-like isoform X1: MREVITGRPFGKTKAETLKPVKRGDVLLTSQPFVYLVSGSLKSLYCDFCMAKKSGKGLQRCSGCRQEHYCGRECQAAAWKMHRLECLRLKRVSPKVVPDTARLMAKIILKLQNAGDNMAEEISPNYSRKFKDLMNHYSDIKKDSKRHEHFESLVQVLQSYLVGVALPNEAELQGIFGRICVNSFSITDLDQNSVGTGVYLAASIFDHSCEPNAYVTFDGKKLICRALVDFPTLDWTKLRISYIDILNSREERRADLLHRYYFLCDCVRCSRPEWPEEQVGPVQCSNPNCSETIFISPEALEHQEFEEDSNSKNIIVKDDIKGEMENTLQTANLDSTGKMLPFAEDCCRNIYEERKFNTNHKDLQEEGKSMAITCPKCGASNPMTPERISMYHSVASFCKEQLELCKDHYYLDLCEKGLERATGVLHDLNLLLVKLQDAAFEASISLGHWEKASCYGISNIEGLRHYYGKNHPSLGMVLLKLGKILVYIHRCSEAVGYLSEAEKILRASHGTSHPLYTQQLLPLCAQAREEMQEEVMRLAGGRKMKSISGGPLFRTMCG; this comes from the exons ATGAGAGAAGTGATCACTGGCAGACCCTTTGGCAAGACGAAG GCCGAGACTCTAAAACCAGTGAAACGTGGGGATGTGCTGCTCACATCACAGCCTTTCGTGTATTTGGTCAGCGGCTCCCTCAAGTCTCTCTACTGTGACTTCTGTATGGCCAA GAAGAGTGGCAAAGGCCTGCAGCGGTGCTCAGGATGTCGTCAGGAGCATTACTGCGGGAGGGAGTGTCAGGCAGCAGCATGGAAGATGCATCGCTTGGAATGCCTGCGCCTCAAGAGAGTGTCACCCAAAGTGGTTCCTGACACAGCACGCCTCATGGCTAAGATTATCTTAAAACTGCAG AATGCAGGAGACAATATGGCAGAGGAAATATCCCCCAACTATTCTCGTAAATTCAAGGACTTAATGAACC ATTACTCTGACATTAAGAAGGACAGCAAGAGACATGAACATTTTGAGTCTCTGGTGCAAGTGTTGCAGTCCTATTTGGTTGGAGTGGCCTTGCCGAATGAGGCAGAGCTACAAGGAATATTTGGCAGG ATTTGTGTGAACAGCTTCAGCATCACTGACCTAGACCAAAATTCTGTTGGTACAGGGGTGTACCTGGCAGCCTCCATATTTGACCATTCATGTGAACCCAATGCATACGTGACATTTGATGGCAAAAAATTGATCTGCCGTGCTCTAGTGGATTTCCCAACCCTTGACTGgaccaag CTTCGCATCAGCTATATAGACATCCTGAACTCAAGAGAGGAGCGTCGAGCTGACCTGCTCCACCGCTACTACTTCCTGTGTGACTGTGTAAGATGCAGCCGCCCAGAGTGGCCAGAAGAACAAGTGGGACCTGTGCAATGCA GTAACCCAAACTGCTCAGAAACCATTTTCATCTCTCCTGAGGCTTTAGAACACCAGGAGTTTGAAGAGGATTCTAATAGTAAGAACATTATTGTCAAAGATGACAtcaaaggagaaatggaaaacaCCTTGCAGACTGCCAATTTAGATAGTACTGGGAAAATGCTTCCCTTTGCTGAAGACTGCTGCAGGAatatttatgaagaaagaaaatttaacaCAAACCACAAGGATttacaagaggaaggaaagagcatGGCAATTACATGTCCCAAGTGTGGAGCATCAAACCCAATGACACCTGAGCGAATCTCTATGTACCACAGTGTTGCCAGTTTCTGTAAAGAGCAATTGGAACTCTGCAAAGATCACTACT ACCTAGATCTGTGTGAGAAAGGGCTGGAAAGGGCAACAGGTGTGTTGCATGACTTGAACCTCCTCCTGGTGAAGCTCCAAGATGCTGCATTTGAAGCCTCCATCTCTCTTGGGCATTGGGAAAAGGCTTCATGTTATGGAATATCCAATATTGAAGGTCTGAG ACATTATTATGGGAAAAACCATCCCAGCCTCGGCATGGTTCTCCTCAAGTTAGGCAAAATCCTTGTGTATATTCATCGTTGCTCTGAGGCAGTTGGTTACCTTTCTGAAGCAGAGAAGATTCTGAGGGCAAGCCATGGCACATCACATCCCCTCTACACACAGCAGTTGTTGCCACTTTGTGCCCAAGCAAGAGAAGAAATGCAAGAAGAGGTAATGAGGTTggctggaggaaggaagatgaaaagtatCTCTGGTGGCCCG TTGTTTAGGACAATGTGCGGATGA
- the LOC135114648 gene encoding histone-lysine N-methyltransferase SMYD3-like isoform X2 gives MREVITGRPFGKTKAETLKPVKRGDVLLTSQPFVYLVSGSLKSLYCDFCMAKKSGKGLQRCSGCRQEHYCGRECQAAAWKMHRLECLRLKRVSPKVVPDTARLMAKIILKLQNAGDNMAEEISPNYSRKFKDLMNHYSDIKKDSKRHEHFESLVQVLQSYLVGVALPNEAELQGIFGRICVNSFSITDLDQNSVGTGVYLAASIFDHSCEPNAYVTFDGKKLICRALVDFPTLDWTKLRISYIDILNSREERRADLLHRYYFLCDCVRCSRPEWPEEQVGPVQCSNPNCSETIFISPEALEHQEFEEDSNSKNIIVKDDIKGEMENTLQTANLDSTGKMLPFAEDCCRNIYEERKFNTNHKDLQEEGKSMAITCPKCGASNPMTPERISMYHSVASFCKEQLELCKDHYYLCEKGLERATGVLHDLNLLLVKLQDAAFEASISLGHWEKASCYGISNIEGLRHYYGKNHPSLGMVLLKLGKILVYIHRCSEAVGYLSEAEKILRASHGTSHPLYTQQLLPLCAQAREEMQEEVMRLAGGRKMKSISGGPLFRTMCG, from the exons ATGAGAGAAGTGATCACTGGCAGACCCTTTGGCAAGACGAAG GCCGAGACTCTAAAACCAGTGAAACGTGGGGATGTGCTGCTCACATCACAGCCTTTCGTGTATTTGGTCAGCGGCTCCCTCAAGTCTCTCTACTGTGACTTCTGTATGGCCAA GAAGAGTGGCAAAGGCCTGCAGCGGTGCTCAGGATGTCGTCAGGAGCATTACTGCGGGAGGGAGTGTCAGGCAGCAGCATGGAAGATGCATCGCTTGGAATGCCTGCGCCTCAAGAGAGTGTCACCCAAAGTGGTTCCTGACACAGCACGCCTCATGGCTAAGATTATCTTAAAACTGCAG AATGCAGGAGACAATATGGCAGAGGAAATATCCCCCAACTATTCTCGTAAATTCAAGGACTTAATGAACC ATTACTCTGACATTAAGAAGGACAGCAAGAGACATGAACATTTTGAGTCTCTGGTGCAAGTGTTGCAGTCCTATTTGGTTGGAGTGGCCTTGCCGAATGAGGCAGAGCTACAAGGAATATTTGGCAGG ATTTGTGTGAACAGCTTCAGCATCACTGACCTAGACCAAAATTCTGTTGGTACAGGGGTGTACCTGGCAGCCTCCATATTTGACCATTCATGTGAACCCAATGCATACGTGACATTTGATGGCAAAAAATTGATCTGCCGTGCTCTAGTGGATTTCCCAACCCTTGACTGgaccaag CTTCGCATCAGCTATATAGACATCCTGAACTCAAGAGAGGAGCGTCGAGCTGACCTGCTCCACCGCTACTACTTCCTGTGTGACTGTGTAAGATGCAGCCGCCCAGAGTGGCCAGAAGAACAAGTGGGACCTGTGCAATGCA GTAACCCAAACTGCTCAGAAACCATTTTCATCTCTCCTGAGGCTTTAGAACACCAGGAGTTTGAAGAGGATTCTAATAGTAAGAACATTATTGTCAAAGATGACAtcaaaggagaaatggaaaacaCCTTGCAGACTGCCAATTTAGATAGTACTGGGAAAATGCTTCCCTTTGCTGAAGACTGCTGCAGGAatatttatgaagaaagaaaatttaacaCAAACCACAAGGATttacaagaggaaggaaagagcatGGCAATTACATGTCCCAAGTGTGGAGCATCAAACCCAATGACACCTGAGCGAATCTCTATGTACCACAGTGTTGCCAGTTTCTGTAAAGAGCAATTGGAACTCTGCAAAGATCACTACT ATCTGTGTGAGAAAGGGCTGGAAAGGGCAACAGGTGTGTTGCATGACTTGAACCTCCTCCTGGTGAAGCTCCAAGATGCTGCATTTGAAGCCTCCATCTCTCTTGGGCATTGGGAAAAGGCTTCATGTTATGGAATATCCAATATTGAAGGTCTGAG ACATTATTATGGGAAAAACCATCCCAGCCTCGGCATGGTTCTCCTCAAGTTAGGCAAAATCCTTGTGTATATTCATCGTTGCTCTGAGGCAGTTGGTTACCTTTCTGAAGCAGAGAAGATTCTGAGGGCAAGCCATGGCACATCACATCCCCTCTACACACAGCAGTTGTTGCCACTTTGTGCCCAAGCAAGAGAAGAAATGCAAGAAGAGGTAATGAGGTTggctggaggaaggaagatgaaaagtatCTCTGGTGGCCCG TTGTTTAGGACAATGTGCGGATGA
- the LOC135114648 gene encoding histone-lysine N-methyltransferase SMYD3-like isoform X3, with protein MAKKSGKGLQRCSGCRQEHYCGRECQAAAWKMHRLECLRLKRVSPKVVPDTARLMAKIILKLQNAGDNMAEEISPNYSRKFKDLMNHYSDIKKDSKRHEHFESLVQVLQSYLVGVALPNEAELQGIFGRICVNSFSITDLDQNSVGTGVYLAASIFDHSCEPNAYVTFDGKKLICRALVDFPTLDWTKLRISYIDILNSREERRADLLHRYYFLCDCVRCSRPEWPEEQVGPVQCSNPNCSETIFISPEALEHQEFEEDSNSKNIIVKDDIKGEMENTLQTANLDSTGKMLPFAEDCCRNIYEERKFNTNHKDLQEEGKSMAITCPKCGASNPMTPERISMYHSVASFCKEQLELCKDHYYLDLCEKGLERATGVLHDLNLLLVKLQDAAFEASISLGHWEKASCYGISNIEGLRHYYGKNHPSLGMVLLKLGKILVYIHRCSEAVGYLSEAEKILRASHGTSHPLYTQQLLPLCAQAREEMQEEVMRLAGGRKMKSISGGPLFRTMCG; from the exons ATGGCCAA GAAGAGTGGCAAAGGCCTGCAGCGGTGCTCAGGATGTCGTCAGGAGCATTACTGCGGGAGGGAGTGTCAGGCAGCAGCATGGAAGATGCATCGCTTGGAATGCCTGCGCCTCAAGAGAGTGTCACCCAAAGTGGTTCCTGACACAGCACGCCTCATGGCTAAGATTATCTTAAAACTGCAG AATGCAGGAGACAATATGGCAGAGGAAATATCCCCCAACTATTCTCGTAAATTCAAGGACTTAATGAACC ATTACTCTGACATTAAGAAGGACAGCAAGAGACATGAACATTTTGAGTCTCTGGTGCAAGTGTTGCAGTCCTATTTGGTTGGAGTGGCCTTGCCGAATGAGGCAGAGCTACAAGGAATATTTGGCAGG ATTTGTGTGAACAGCTTCAGCATCACTGACCTAGACCAAAATTCTGTTGGTACAGGGGTGTACCTGGCAGCCTCCATATTTGACCATTCATGTGAACCCAATGCATACGTGACATTTGATGGCAAAAAATTGATCTGCCGTGCTCTAGTGGATTTCCCAACCCTTGACTGgaccaag CTTCGCATCAGCTATATAGACATCCTGAACTCAAGAGAGGAGCGTCGAGCTGACCTGCTCCACCGCTACTACTTCCTGTGTGACTGTGTAAGATGCAGCCGCCCAGAGTGGCCAGAAGAACAAGTGGGACCTGTGCAATGCA GTAACCCAAACTGCTCAGAAACCATTTTCATCTCTCCTGAGGCTTTAGAACACCAGGAGTTTGAAGAGGATTCTAATAGTAAGAACATTATTGTCAAAGATGACAtcaaaggagaaatggaaaacaCCTTGCAGACTGCCAATTTAGATAGTACTGGGAAAATGCTTCCCTTTGCTGAAGACTGCTGCAGGAatatttatgaagaaagaaaatttaacaCAAACCACAAGGATttacaagaggaaggaaagagcatGGCAATTACATGTCCCAAGTGTGGAGCATCAAACCCAATGACACCTGAGCGAATCTCTATGTACCACAGTGTTGCCAGTTTCTGTAAAGAGCAATTGGAACTCTGCAAAGATCACTACT ACCTAGATCTGTGTGAGAAAGGGCTGGAAAGGGCAACAGGTGTGTTGCATGACTTGAACCTCCTCCTGGTGAAGCTCCAAGATGCTGCATTTGAAGCCTCCATCTCTCTTGGGCATTGGGAAAAGGCTTCATGTTATGGAATATCCAATATTGAAGGTCTGAG ACATTATTATGGGAAAAACCATCCCAGCCTCGGCATGGTTCTCCTCAAGTTAGGCAAAATCCTTGTGTATATTCATCGTTGCTCTGAGGCAGTTGGTTACCTTTCTGAAGCAGAGAAGATTCTGAGGGCAAGCCATGGCACATCACATCCCCTCTACACACAGCAGTTGTTGCCACTTTGTGCCCAAGCAAGAGAAGAAATGCAAGAAGAGGTAATGAGGTTggctggaggaaggaagatgaaaagtatCTCTGGTGGCCCG TTGTTTAGGACAATGTGCGGATGA
- the LOC135114648 gene encoding histone-lysine N-methyltransferase set-18-like isoform X4, translating into MHRLECLRLKRVSPKVVPDTARLMAKIILKLQNAGDNMAEEISPNYSRKFKDLMNHYSDIKKDSKRHEHFESLVQVLQSYLVGVALPNEAELQGIFGRICVNSFSITDLDQNSVGTGVYLAASIFDHSCEPNAYVTFDGKKLICRALVDFPTLDWTKLRISYIDILNSREERRADLLHRYYFLCDCVRCSRPEWPEEQVGPVQCSNPNCSETIFISPEALEHQEFEEDSNSKNIIVKDDIKGEMENTLQTANLDSTGKMLPFAEDCCRNIYEERKFNTNHKDLQEEGKSMAITCPKCGASNPMTPERISMYHSVASFCKEQLELCKDHYYLDLCEKGLERATGVLHDLNLLLVKLQDAAFEASISLGHWEKASCYGISNIEGLRHYYGKNHPSLGMVLLKLGKILVYIHRCSEAVGYLSEAEKILRASHGTSHPLYTQQLLPLCAQAREEMQEEVMRLAGGRKMKSISGGPLFRTMCG; encoded by the exons ATGCATCGCTTGGAATGCCTGCGCCTCAAGAGAGTGTCACCCAAAGTGGTTCCTGACACAGCACGCCTCATGGCTAAGATTATCTTAAAACTGCAG AATGCAGGAGACAATATGGCAGAGGAAATATCCCCCAACTATTCTCGTAAATTCAAGGACTTAATGAACC ATTACTCTGACATTAAGAAGGACAGCAAGAGACATGAACATTTTGAGTCTCTGGTGCAAGTGTTGCAGTCCTATTTGGTTGGAGTGGCCTTGCCGAATGAGGCAGAGCTACAAGGAATATTTGGCAGG ATTTGTGTGAACAGCTTCAGCATCACTGACCTAGACCAAAATTCTGTTGGTACAGGGGTGTACCTGGCAGCCTCCATATTTGACCATTCATGTGAACCCAATGCATACGTGACATTTGATGGCAAAAAATTGATCTGCCGTGCTCTAGTGGATTTCCCAACCCTTGACTGgaccaag CTTCGCATCAGCTATATAGACATCCTGAACTCAAGAGAGGAGCGTCGAGCTGACCTGCTCCACCGCTACTACTTCCTGTGTGACTGTGTAAGATGCAGCCGCCCAGAGTGGCCAGAAGAACAAGTGGGACCTGTGCAATGCA GTAACCCAAACTGCTCAGAAACCATTTTCATCTCTCCTGAGGCTTTAGAACACCAGGAGTTTGAAGAGGATTCTAATAGTAAGAACATTATTGTCAAAGATGACAtcaaaggagaaatggaaaacaCCTTGCAGACTGCCAATTTAGATAGTACTGGGAAAATGCTTCCCTTTGCTGAAGACTGCTGCAGGAatatttatgaagaaagaaaatttaacaCAAACCACAAGGATttacaagaggaaggaaagagcatGGCAATTACATGTCCCAAGTGTGGAGCATCAAACCCAATGACACCTGAGCGAATCTCTATGTACCACAGTGTTGCCAGTTTCTGTAAAGAGCAATTGGAACTCTGCAAAGATCACTACT ACCTAGATCTGTGTGAGAAAGGGCTGGAAAGGGCAACAGGTGTGTTGCATGACTTGAACCTCCTCCTGGTGAAGCTCCAAGATGCTGCATTTGAAGCCTCCATCTCTCTTGGGCATTGGGAAAAGGCTTCATGTTATGGAATATCCAATATTGAAGGTCTGAG ACATTATTATGGGAAAAACCATCCCAGCCTCGGCATGGTTCTCCTCAAGTTAGGCAAAATCCTTGTGTATATTCATCGTTGCTCTGAGGCAGTTGGTTACCTTTCTGAAGCAGAGAAGATTCTGAGGGCAAGCCATGGCACATCACATCCCCTCTACACACAGCAGTTGTTGCCACTTTGTGCCCAAGCAAGAGAAGAAATGCAAGAAGAGGTAATGAGGTTggctggaggaaggaagatgaaaagtatCTCTGGTGGCCCG TTGTTTAGGACAATGTGCGGATGA